In one Nicotiana tomentosiformis chromosome 6, ASM39032v3, whole genome shotgun sequence genomic region, the following are encoded:
- the LOC138894211 gene encoding uncharacterized protein: MDCPRFRMSVTKQGNWVMIPVPNAKTYTRPVRGGGQAGRDCLREGGQSYCYTFPVRTEVVASDVVITGIVPVRYRDAIVLFDLNSTYSYVSSYYASYLHMPLDSLDIQVYASTPIGDSIMVNHIYHSYVVTIGGYETRFDLLLFNMMDFDVILCMNWLSPYHAILDCHAKTVTLAMPGSPRLEWKGSLGHIPNRMISFLKAQWMDERGYLVYLEFVRDISFGTSIVDSVPVLRELLDVFLADLPVMSLNRDIDFGIDLAPNS, translated from the coding sequence ATGGATTGTCCCAGATTTCGGATGAGTGTGACCAAACAGGGTAACTGGGTTATGATTCCTGTGCCAAATGCTAAAACATATACACGACCAGTTAGAGGTGGGGGACAAGCAGGTAGAGATTGTCTTAGAGAGGGAGGCCAGTCTTATTGTTATACTTTCCCTGTTAGGACTGAGGTGGTCGCATCAGATGTagttattacaggtattgttccggtacGTTATAGAGATGCTATAGTATTATTTGATCTGaattctacttattcatatgtgtcatcctactaTGCATCATATTTGCATATGCCTCTTGATTCTTTGGATATTCAAGTTTATGCGTCTACACCTattggggattctattatggtgaaTCATATCTATCATTCttatgtggttactattgggggaTATGAGACTAGGTTTGATCTTTTATTGTTTaatatgatggactttgatgtgattttgTGTATGAATTGGCTATCCCCataccatgctattcttgattgtcatgctaagaccgtgacattggctatgccggggtCGCCAAGGTTAGAATGGAAGGGTTCCTTGGGTCACATTCCTAATAGAATGATTTCTTTTCTAAAGGCTCAATGGATGGATGAGAGGGGATATCTGGTGTACTTAGAGTTTGTTAGAGATATCAGTTTTGGTACTTCTATAGTTGATTCAGTCCCCGTACTGAGAGAGCTTCTAGATGTGTTTCTCGCAGACCTACCGGTCATGTCACttaatagggatattgattttggtattgatttggcacCAAACAGTTAG